The genomic window GTCACACAGGAAGCGCTGGCCCCCCGGCTCTAGGCTGGAGGACGCGGCCGGTCTCGCCCGGCTGGTGGCTCCTGGGCCCAGGAGCGGGGAGGGCGGGAGGGGGTCGGGCCTCCCCAGCACCCCCCCCCGCCTCCGGGGATTTCCGCGTTCCAAAGGCTGCCTTTTCTCTAGTCCCTTCCCCCAAGGGCGGGAGAGCTCAGCCCAGCTCAGCCCGGGTCCCCCAAAGGGAGGACGCGGggcgcgggccgggggcggggggcagGGCTGCGAGGGGCCGGGCCTGGCTCTTAAAGGGCCACCACGTCTGCGCTCTTCCTGCTACTTCCTGAAGCGCGGAGCCCCGAGCGCGGCCAGGAAGCTGCGGGAGCCCGTCCTGGGCCCGGGCCCCGACATTCCGGGCCAGCGGCGGCTCTCTGCCGACCTTGGAGCGAGCCCCGAAACCAAGCGCAGGGACGGCGTGGCCCCGAAGTCACTGCCCCTAGCAGCCTCCCTGACCCGGGACCTAGAAGTTTGGACCTGCTCCCCCAAATATCGGCGCCAGTCCTAGGACGTCCGCTGCCGGGAACCGAGGACACACTGCCACCCACTCCTCCTCCCCCTAAAAGACTGCTTTGCTATTTCCCTCACCGGTCACCCAGAAATCAGCCTCTGCCCCGGTTGGACCCCCGAAATTTAATCTTCAGGAAAAGTCCTCCATACATGCCTTGGAGTTCCTGGAATCCAGCATTTCTGGAGCCACAGGCCACCTGTTTATTTCACACGACTTGGCCTCTGTCCTTAACGCCCCAAACCAGCTGAGGTGCACCCCAGGTTGAGGATCGACGTCTGAttgctttttctctttgaaaCTAGCCACAGGGCTATCCCGGGACGGCACCGTACCCCCAAACGTCTCTACCCTGCAAATATCTTCTGCTGTAAATTTAACCGGGCTGTGCCAGGGAGGCAGCTCCTGGGTACCTCTAAAACTACTCCTTACCTCGCAGCCAGCTGGTGTGAATCTACAAATCATTTCCTCTACCTTCCCCCTAGGAAGCCAGCCTCTGGGTTCCCACCCGTATAATCTCTCAAAATTCCCCCTCCTCCAATGCCCTCCCAGGCACCCTCTTTTGGGGGGCCTGTGACACTGAATGTGGGGGGGACACTGTATGCTACCACCTTGGAAACTCTGACTCGATTCCCAGACTCAATGTTGGGGGCCATGTtcagagagggtgctgcactGCCACCCAACTCTGGCCCCCAGGGTAGCAATTACTACTTTATCGACAGGGACGGTAAAGCCTTTCGCCATATCCTCAATTTCTTGCGCCTGGGCTGCCTGGACTTGCCTAGAGGGTATGGGGAGACAGCACTCCTGAGAGCTGAGGCTGACTTCTACCAGATCCAGCCCTTACTGGATGCCCTCAGGGACCTGGAGGTGACTCAGGGAACTGGGGTGATCACGGCTGCCTTGTTCCATGCAGATGTGGATGCCACCCCCCGACTGGTTCATTTCTCAGCTCGTCGAGGTCCCCATCACTATGAACTCAGTGCGGCCCGAGTGGACATCTTTAGGGCCAATATCTTCTGCACAGATCCCACCTGCCTTGGGGTGCTTCGGGCCCGGTTTGGAGTGGCTGAAGGGGATGGAGAAGGAAGTCCCCACTTCCGTTTGGAATGGGCTTCCTGCCCAGAAGGCCTCCCAGAAGCTGAGTATCGGCGGCTAGGATTGCAGCAACTTTGGGTAGTAGGAGAGACTGGTGAGAAGCGGGAGGTAGTAGGGACACCTGGATTCTTGGAGGAAGTACTCCAGGTGGCTCTGGAACATGGTTTTCGACTTGACTCTGTCTTTCCTGACCCCGAGGACCTGCTGAACTCCCGCTCACTGCGTTTTGTCCGACACTGAAGGATGGTGAATCGGtttggggggaaaaggaagagtcAATAAAGGTGGGAGCGCAATCCCTCCAAATTTAGATCACTAAGAGACTTTTGGACTTCCAGAATGACTCGGAGGAGGCAGGAGCTGTGAGAGTTAAGGGGGACTTCCAGTCTATCTCTTGACTGGAGCTTCAAtctggaagaaatagaaaactggaaaaccGTCTCTCCCCTACCTCCAACCTAGTAGAAAGGCAATGAAAGTTTGAGGGGAGGGGACACCCTATGGACCTCCACTGGAGCTCagacttgaaagaagtaaaaactATTGTAAAGGGATCCCCAGTTGGGGTTGGGAGGGGGCATGGGTGAGTTGTGGAAATCCAAATTATTACCCA from Macrotis lagotis isolate mMagLag1 chromosome 2, bilby.v1.9.chrom.fasta, whole genome shotgun sequence includes these protein-coding regions:
- the KCTD11 gene encoding BTB/POZ domain-containing protein KCTD11 — encoded protein: MPSQAPSFGGPVTLNVGGTLYATTLETLTRFPDSMLGAMFREGAALPPNSGPQGSNYYFIDRDGKAFRHILNFLRLGCLDLPRGYGETALLRAEADFYQIQPLLDALRDLEVTQGTGVITAALFHADVDATPRLVHFSARRGPHHYELSAARVDIFRANIFCTDPTCLGVLRARFGVAEGDGEGSPHFRLEWASCPEGLPEAEYRRLGLQQLWVVGETGEKREVVGTPGFLEEVLQVALEHGFRLDSVFPDPEDLLNSRSLRFVRH